The following is a genomic window from Amycolatopsis acidiphila.
CTTCGCGATCGGCTTTCCGCCGACGGCGTCGTAGACGACCAGATCGCTGCTCGGGTGCAGCACCTTGCCCGCCGTCGCGCCGGCGCCCGCCTGCGGGTCGGTCGGCGCACCGGTGACGGTGCCGAAGGTGCTCGCCTCGGGCAACTGCGTCAGGTCCTCCTGGCTCACCGCGACCGGCGTGACATCCGAAGAATCATTTCCGGAACACGCGCCGGTCAGCAGTGCCAGCGCCGAAACGGCGGCGACCACAAACGACTTCCGGGCGCGCGAAAGCGCACTTTTCTGCATCTACCAATCCTCAGGACTGCGAACACGAAATCACCGGGCCGTGCCTCCCCGAGGACACGCGACAGCACAGGTGCGGCTGGCACCCAATTGCTATCAGCACTCGTTCCGGTGATCAACTATCGGGGTAACGCGGGCCGAGTCCGGGACCTGCGGAGATGTCGCATTTCCCGAGTTCGGCGAAAAGCAGGGGATACACCCGATCGGGTACACATGTGTAACGCAGGCGATCACGTCCACTCGGTCAGGCGATCCGGCTTGCTCACCCTGTTGGGTGATGGCGGACACCATAGCGACTCTGGGCAAACGGCGCATCCCGGGTAGGTCGTTCGCTGCCGACAAGGCACAATCGGGCAGCACGACCCGGTGTTCCCAAAGTCGAACACGTGTTCTAGGATCTTGGCGTCGTACCCCACGAAGAGGGAGACCGCACCCGCATGAGCTTGGACACCACCACCGCCCCGCAGGAGCAGGCGACCGACGAGGAGGCCGCCGAGACCGGCGCCGCCCCTGTCGCGGAGAAGGCGGCCGATGCCGCCACGGCTCCGGCCGAAGAGGACGCGAAGCCCAAGCGTGGCCGTCCGAAGGGCGCTGCCGCCCGCAAGACCCGCACCGTCGAGCTCACGCTCACCGTCACCGGCTCCGCCGATGGCGACTGGCAGGCGGAGCTGAAGCACGGCAGCACCTGGGTCGCCCGCGGCCTGGCGATCTCGGCTGCGGCAGTCTCCCGCGCGGCCAAGGAGCTGCACGGCGACCTGTCGACCCCGATCGACGAGGTCATCAACGAGGCCCGCGAACAGCAGAAGGCCAAGGTCGCCCAGCTCGAGGCCGAACTGGAGCAGGCGAAGCAGGCGCTCGCCGAGCTCGACGCCTGACCTTCCCCAACGGCAGGACGGCTGGACGGCGCCGGCCCGGGCGATCAAGTCCGGGCGGCCGGAAGGCCGGGGTAGGCCCCGAGGTGGCTGCAAGAAGGCCGCTCAGCCCGAGGGCAGGGCGATCGCGGCCCAGCCGCGCAAGCCCGGGCGGGCGGCTGAAGAACCCGGCCGGGCAACGAGACTCGCCGGGGATGGATGTCCACTCGATCAGGCATCCGTCCCCGGCGTTCTGTTTTTGTCCCCCTCAAGCTGTACCGCGTCGTCGACCAGCAGGACGTGCGCGAAGGGCCGACCGGCCAGACTCGCCGGCGAATTGCCGCGGGAATTGACTTAGGATAGCCGAAACTAACTGAGGCGAGCCTTTTCCGGGCACTCAAACAATAACATTCATCCTGTGTTTCAATAATGGGGTGACGGAAACACAGGACGCCACTTCGGCACACTCCCACGAGCCGCACCACGAGGGCCTCGGCAACAGGCTGAACTGGCTGCGCGCCGGCGTTCTCGGGGCCAACGACGGGATCGTGTCGGTGGCGGGCATCGTCGTCGGTGTCGCGGGCGCGACCACCGACCGCACCGCGGTGCTGATCGCCGGAATTGCCGGGCTGGTCGCGGGCGCCCTTTCCATGGCAGGCGGTGAATACGTCTCGGTCAGCACCCAGCGCGACACCGAACGCGCGATGTTGCGGCTGGAAAAGGAAGAACTGGCGACCATGCCGGAGGCCGAGGAACAGGAACTGGCCGAAATCTACGAGGACAAGGGGCTCTCCCCGGAGCTCGCGGCCCAGGTGGCCCGTGAGCTGACCGAGAAGGACGCGCTGCAGGCCCACGCCGAGGTCGAGCTCGGCATCGACCCCGACGAGCTCACCAGCCCCTGGCAGGCGGCCGGGGCGTCGCTGCTCTCGTTCTCGATCGGCGCACTGCTGCCGCTGCTCGCGATCGCGCTGCCGCCACTGTCGTGGCGGGTTTGGGCGTGCGTCATCGCCGTCGTCGCCGGGCTGTTCCTCACCGGTTACGTCAGCGCCCGTCTCGGCAACGCGCGGGCGCGCCGAGCGGTCCTGCGCAACGTCGGGGTCGGGCTGCTGACGATGCTCGTCACCTACTACGTCGGCGCGTTGTTCGACGTCGCCGCGCACTGACCCGGCGCGCTTGGTCCACGGCACGAGAGCATCCTCGCCGGCCGCGTCAGGAGCTCACCGCACCCCGGACATCAGCTTGCGCACGAACGGGCTGATCAGCGCCAGCAGCACACCGATCACGACGGCGACCGCGCCGAGGATCCCGAAGTACGGCGCCTCGTTGTCGGGGCTGTAGTACTCCGCCAGCGAGCCGGACAGCGCGGTGCCCAGCGAGACCGACAGGAAGAACAGCGCGACCATCTGCGTGCGGAACGCCTCGGGCGCGAGCTTCGTCGACAGCGACAGGCCGACCGGCGAGAGCATCAGCTCCGCGAGCGTGAACACGAGCAGGATGCCGACCAGGCCAAGCAGCGGCGCGCTGTTCGGCCCGCCCCCCGCCATCGGCAGGAACAGCAGGAACGCGACACCCATGATGCCGGTGCCGAGCGCGAACTTGATGGGCGTCGACGGCTGGCGCTGCGCGAGCTTGGTCCACACCAGCGCGAACACCGGCGCGAGCACGATGATGAAGACCGGGTTGATCGACTGCACCCAGGACACGGGCATCTCCCAGCCGAACAGGTTCCGGTCCAGCCGCTTGTCCGAGTAGACCTCGACGACGGTGAACTGCTGCTGGTAGAGCGCCCAGAACGCGGCACTGGCGATGAACATCGGGATGAACGAGAGCACCCGCTTGCGCTCCACCGCCGTGACCTTGCGACTGGCCAGAATGACCGCGAAGTAGATCACCGCCGCGATGGCGACGATCCACACGACGACGTCGGAGAGGTTCGCCGCGGTCACCACGCCGGTCAGCAGCGCGACCACGACGGCGGCGACCACCACGGCGAGCACACCCGCGGCATGCGGCCGGTTCGCGGCCGGCAGCGGGTTCGGCACCTCGCGCGCCGAGGCAGGCAGGTTCCGGCGGCCCAGGGTGTACTGGACCAGGCCGAGAGCCATCCCGACGGCGGCGAGCCCGAACCCGAGGTGGAAGCCGACGGTGCTCTGCGCGAGTCCGGTGAGCAGCGGCCCGACGAACGCGCCGAGGTTGATGCCCATGTAGAACAGGCTGAACCCGCCGTCGCGCCGCTCGTCGTGCTCCCCGTAGAGGGTGCCGACGACCGAGGTCGCGTTGCCCTTGAGCCCGCCGCTGCCGAGCGCGACGCACACGAGGCCGAC
Proteins encoded in this region:
- a CDS encoding peptide MFS transporter is translated as MATSTEGKPDTRFFGHPLGLANLFGVEMWERFSYYGMLGILPIYLYYSVAQGGLAMPEATATSIVGAYGGLVYLSTIVGAWVADRLLGAERTLFYSAVLIMIGHIALALLPGYTGVGVGLVCVALGSGGLKGNATSVVGTLYGEHDERRDGGFSLFYMGINLGAFVGPLLTGLAQSTVGFHLGFGLAAVGMALGLVQYTLGRRNLPASAREVPNPLPAANRPHAAGVLAVVVAAVVVALLTGVVTAANLSDVVVWIVAIAAVIYFAVILASRKVTAVERKRVLSFIPMFIASAAFWALYQQQFTVVEVYSDKRLDRNLFGWEMPVSWVQSINPVFIIVLAPVFALVWTKLAQRQPSTPIKFALGTGIMGVAFLLFLPMAGGGPNSAPLLGLVGILLVFTLAELMLSPVGLSLSTKLAPEAFRTQMVALFFLSVSLGTALSGSLAEYYSPDNEAPYFGILGAVAVVIGVLLALISPFVRKLMSGVR
- a CDS encoding DUF6319 family protein, translating into MSLDTTTAPQEQATDEEAAETGAAPVAEKAADAATAPAEEDAKPKRGRPKGAAARKTRTVELTLTVTGSADGDWQAELKHGSTWVARGLAISAAAVSRAAKELHGDLSTPIDEVINEAREQQKAKVAQLEAELEQAKQALAELDA
- a CDS encoding VIT1/CCC1 transporter family protein, with amino-acid sequence MTETQDATSAHSHEPHHEGLGNRLNWLRAGVLGANDGIVSVAGIVVGVAGATTDRTAVLIAGIAGLVAGALSMAGGEYVSVSTQRDTERAMLRLEKEELATMPEAEEQELAEIYEDKGLSPELAAQVARELTEKDALQAHAEVELGIDPDELTSPWQAAGASLLSFSIGALLPLLAIALPPLSWRVWACVIAVVAGLFLTGYVSARLGNARARRAVLRNVGVGLLTMLVTYYVGALFDVAAH